One genomic window of Desulfovibrio sp. Huiquan2017 includes the following:
- a CDS encoding transglutaminase-like cysteine peptidase yields the protein MKPVRGIYSAVVVALCAACLAATLVRPLDAFAAAADSGQRRLFGTMEFKGKLQKLPKWTRVLDKMRAWKGYFNDDRTRGHPSRRAWDTLKAQVRNKSEMERLKAVTKFFNKWPYRLDKANWGVSDYWETPWEFLKKSGDCEDYSIAKFYALQELGFTGDQLRIVAVKDAIRGIGHAVLAVYATDDIYILDNQTDMVLSHKKYRHYIPQYSVNEKYRWMHVAPQKRTTYEKAKQ from the coding sequence ATGAAGCCGGTGCGGGGGATATACTCGGCGGTGGTGGTCGCGCTTTGCGCGGCCTGTCTTGCCGCAACCCTCGTCCGGCCTCTCGACGCCTTTGCGGCGGCCGCCGATTCGGGGCAGCGCCGTCTCTTCGGGACCATGGAGTTCAAGGGCAAGCTGCAAAAGCTGCCCAAGTGGACGCGCGTGCTCGATAAGATGCGGGCCTGGAAGGGGTATTTCAACGATGACCGGACGCGCGGCCATCCGTCCCGGAGGGCCTGGGACACGCTCAAGGCCCAGGTTCGAAACAAGTCCGAGATGGAGCGGCTCAAGGCCGTGACCAAGTTCTTCAACAAGTGGCCGTACCGTTTGGACAAGGCCAACTGGGGCGTCAGCGACTACTGGGAGACTCCCTGGGAATTCCTCAAAAAATCGGGCGACTGCGAAGACTATTCCATCGCCAAGTTCTACGCCCTTCAGGAACTCGGTTTTACCGGCGACCAATTGCGCATCGTGGCTGTCAAGGACGCCATCCGCGGCATCGGCCATGCGGTCTTGGCGGTGTACGCCACGGACGATATCTACATCCTCGACAATCAGACCGACATGGTCCTGTCTCATAAGAAATACCGGCATTACATTCCGCAGTACTCGGTCAACGAGAAGTACCGCTGGATGCACGTGGCTCCCCAAAAGCGGACCACTTACGAAAAGGCGAAGCAATAA